The following are from one region of the Archangium lipolyticum genome:
- a CDS encoding aminotransferase class I/II-fold pyridoxal phosphate-dependent enzyme: MSRPIFAGRVAHLGTTVFTEFSALALKHGAMNLGQGFPDFDGPEAVKEAARKAITDGVNQYAPSSGLRDLRVAIAEHGARFHGHTGIDPDTMVTVTSGATEAIFCVLLGLVDPGDEVVAFEPVYDSYDANIGFLGAKARHVPLRPPDASHATWWFDRDEVRAAFGPRTRVLILNTPHNPTGKVFTREELEFLGGLCAEFDVKVLADEVYEHIVFAPARHVRAATVPSLTDRTVTVSSGGKSFSLTGWKIGWIIAPPALRDAVQRAHQFVTFATASPLQAAMAAALRLPDTYFQELGTQYLSKRERLLTGLAEAGLKAHVPEGSYFIMADIGGRGFADDVAFCRHLVTEVGVAAIPPSVFYGPEHKHLGQGMARFAFCKTEAVLDEAVRRLKVGLARAR, from the coding sequence ATGAGCAGGCCGATCTTCGCGGGCCGGGTGGCCCACCTCGGTACCACCGTCTTCACCGAGTTCAGCGCGTTGGCGCTGAAGCACGGGGCCATGAACCTGGGGCAGGGCTTCCCCGACTTCGACGGCCCCGAGGCCGTGAAGGAGGCGGCTCGCAAGGCCATCACCGACGGGGTGAACCAGTACGCGCCCAGCAGCGGCCTGCGCGACCTGCGCGTGGCCATCGCCGAGCACGGCGCGCGCTTCCACGGGCACACGGGCATCGATCCGGACACCATGGTGACCGTCACCAGCGGTGCCACCGAGGCCATCTTCTGCGTGCTGCTGGGCCTGGTGGATCCGGGCGACGAGGTGGTGGCCTTCGAGCCCGTCTACGACTCGTACGACGCCAACATCGGCTTCCTCGGGGCGAAGGCGCGCCACGTGCCGCTGCGGCCGCCGGACGCCTCGCACGCCACGTGGTGGTTCGATCGGGACGAGGTGCGCGCCGCCTTCGGTCCCCGCACGCGGGTGCTCATCCTCAACACCCCGCACAACCCCACCGGCAAGGTGTTCACCCGCGAGGAGCTCGAGTTCCTTGGCGGGCTGTGCGCCGAGTTCGATGTGAAGGTGCTCGCGGACGAGGTGTACGAGCACATCGTCTTCGCCCCGGCGCGTCATGTCCGCGCCGCCACCGTGCCGTCACTGACCGACCGGACGGTAACCGTGAGCAGCGGGGGCAAGTCCTTCAGCCTCACGGGTTGGAAGATTGGATGGATCATCGCGCCACCGGCGCTGCGTGACGCGGTGCAGCGGGCGCACCAGTTCGTGACGTTCGCCACGGCGTCTCCTCTGCAGGCGGCGATGGCGGCGGCGCTGCGGCTGCCGGACACGTACTTCCAGGAGCTGGGCACCCAGTACCTCTCCAAGAGGGAGCGGCTGCTGACGGGGCTCGCCGAGGCGGGACTGAAGGCGCACGTGCCCGAGGGCAGCTACTTCATCATGGCGGACATTGGCGGACGGGGCTTCGCGGACGACGTGGCCTTCTGCCGACACCTGGTGACGGAGGTGGGAGTAGCGGCCATCCCTCCGAGTGTTTTCTATGGTCCCGAGCACAAGCACCTGGGGCAGGGGATGGCGCGCTTCGCCTTCTGCAAGACAGAGGCGGTATTGGATGAAGCGGTGCGCCGGTTGAAGGTGGGGCTGGCTCGGGCCCGTTGA